The stretch of DNA CTCAAAGAACGCGCCTGACGCTTCTTCTCGGTTCATGCCATTCGACGAGGAGAAGCTCATGCAAGTGGTGTCCATCATTTCGACCAAGGGCGGCGTGGGCAAGACCACGACGGCGGCCAACCTGGGCGGCTTCATCGCCGATGCCGGGCTGCGCGTGCTGCTGCTGGACCTGGACGTGCAGCCCACGCTGTCGAGCTACTTCACGCTGGACGTGCGCGCGCCCGGCGGCATCTACGAGATGCTGGCCTTCAACGAGCGGCGCATCGAGCAACTGGTGTCGCGCACCGCGATCGCGGGCCTGGACCTGGTGCTCTCCAACGACGACCGCGGCGAACTGAACACGCTGCTGCTGCACGCACCGGATGGGCGCCTGCGGCTGCGCCACCTGCTGCCCGTCTTTCGCACGCACTACGACTTGCTGCTGATCGACACCCAGGGCGCGCGCAGCGTGCTGCTGGAGATGGCGGTGCTGGCGTCCGACCTGGCACTGTCGCCGGTGACGCCGGAAATCCTCGCGGCGCGCGAGCTGCGCCGCGGCACCCTGCAACTGATCGAGGACATCGCGCCGTATCGGCACCTGGGCATCGAGCCGCCGCCGCTGCGCCTGCTCATCAACCGTGTGCATCCGGTGTCGTCGAACGCGCGGCTGGTCCAGCAGGCGCTGCGACAGGTGTTCCAGGAACAGCCCGGCGTGCAGGTGCTGGGCACCGACGTGCCGGCCATCGAAGCCTATCCGCGCGCCGCGACACGAGGCTTGCCGGTGCATCGGCTGGAGTGCCGGCGGCCGGCCGGGCGCTTGGCGCCCGCGGCGCTGGACACCATGCGCACGCTGGCCGGCGAGCTGTTCCCCGCGTGGCGGGAGCGCTTCGCGTGGGTCACCGGCCGGGTCGACGCGCGAGGGGCCGGCCGTGGCGAGCGCGCATGAACTGGCGCGCGGCCGTGAACGGC from Immundisolibacter sp. encodes:
- a CDS encoding ParA family protein yields the protein MQVVSIISTKGGVGKTTTAANLGGFIADAGLRVLLLDLDVQPTLSSYFTLDVRAPGGIYEMLAFNERRIEQLVSRTAIAGLDLVLSNDDRGELNTLLLHAPDGRLRLRHLLPVFRTHYDLLLIDTQGARSVLLEMAVLASDLALSPVTPEILAARELRRGTLQLIEDIAPYRHLGIEPPPLRLLINRVHPVSSNARLVQQALRQVFQEQPGVQVLGTDVPAIEAYPRAATRGLPVHRLECRRPAGRLAPAALDTMRTLAGELFPAWRERFAWVTGRVDARGAGRGERA